In the genome of Vicia villosa cultivar HV-30 ecotype Madison, WI linkage group LG7, Vvil1.0, whole genome shotgun sequence, one region contains:
- the LOC131617179 gene encoding nucleobase-ascorbate transporter 6-like, with protein MAGGGAAPQPKQDELLPHPVKDQLPNVSYCITSPPPWPEAILLGFQHYLVMLGTTVLIPSSLVPQMGGGNEEKAKVIQTLLFVAGINTFFQTTFGTRLPAVIGGSYTFVPTTISIILAGRYSDIVNPHEKFEKIMRGTQGALIVASTLQIVLGFSGLWRNVVRFLSPLSAVPLVALSGFGLYEFGFPVLAKCVEIGLPEIIILVVFSQYIPHMMKGEKPIFDRFAVIFSVAIVWLYAYLLTVGGAYKNSAPKTQITCRTDRAGIIGGAPWIRVPYPFQWGAPTFDAGETFAMMAASLVALVESTGAFIAVSRYASATPIPPSVLSRGVGWQGVGIMLSGIFGTGNGSSVSVENAGLLALTRVGSRRVVQISSGFMIFFSILGKFGAVFASIPAPIVAALYCLFFAYVGSAGLSFLQFCNLNSFRTKFILGFSIFMGFSIPQYFNEYTAFKGYGPVHTRARWFNDMINVPFASEPFVASFLALFLDVTLHKKDNQTRKDRGMHWWDKFRSFKTDTRSEEFYSLPFNLNKFFPSV; from the exons ATGGCAGGAGGTGGAGCTGCGCCGCAACCAAAGCAAGATGAACTTCTTCCACATCCGGTTAAAGATCAATTACCAAATGTTTCTTATTGCATTACAAGTCCTCCTCCATGGC CCGAGGCAATCCTACTTGGCTTTCAACATTACCTTGTGATGCTTGGTACAACTGTTCTAATTCCGAGCTCGCTAGTTCCTCAAATGGGAGGAGGAAAT GAAGAGAAGGCAAAAGTAATTCAGACTCTACTATTTGTAGCCGGAATTAACACATTTTTCCAAACAACATTCGGGACTCGTCTTCCTGCAGTTATTGGAGGATCCTACACTTTTGTTCCAACAACTATTTCAATTATTTTGGCCGGTCGTTATAGCGACATTGTGAATCCTCACGAG AAATTTGAGAAGATCATGAGGGGAACACAAGGTGCACTTATAGTTGCTTCAACACTTCAAATTGTTCTTGGTTTTAGTGGACTTTGGCGCAATGTAGTTAGGTTCTTAAGTCCTCTCTCCGCAGTTCCCTTGGTTGCTCTCTCAGGCTTTGGACTGTACGAATTCGGATTTCCTGTG CTTGCGAAATGCGTGGAGATTGGACTACCAGAAATCATCATCCTAGTAGTATTTTCGCAGTACATTCCTCACATGATGAAAGGAGAAAAGCCTATCTTCGATCGATTCGCTGTTATATTCTCGGTGGCAATTGTGTGGCTTTATGCTTATCTTCTTACTGTTGGTGGAGCTTACAAAAACTCAGCACCTAAAACACAAATTACATGTAGGACGGATCGTGCTGGAATCATAGGCGGTGCTCCTTG GATAAGAGTCCCGTATCCGTTTCAATGGGGAGCTCCAACATTTGATGCTGGTGAAACTTTTGCTATGATGGCTGCTTCACTTGTTGCTCTGGTAGAG TCAACCGGTGCTTTCATTGCTGTTTCAAGGTATGCAAGTGCAACTCCGATTCCACCTTCGGTTCTTAGCAGAGGTGTAGGCTGGCAG GGAGTTGGAATAATGTTGTCTGGGATATTTGGGACAGGAAATGGATCATCAGTTTCTGT GGAAAATGCAGGACTCTTAGCTTTGACACGCGTAGGTAGCCGAAGAGTTGTTCAAATATCCTCCGGATTCATGATCTTTTTCTCAATTTTGG GAAAATTTGGAGCTGTATTTGCTTCAATTCCAGCACCAATAGTCGCGGCTTTATATTGCCTATTCTTTGCTTATGTTG GCTCTGCAGGTCTTAGCTTCCTTCAATTTTGCAATTTAAACAGTTTTCGAACAAAATTCATCTTAGGCTTCTCTATTTTCATGGGATTTTCCATACCACAATATTTCAACGAGTACACCGCGTTTAAAGGCTATGGTCCCGTACACACGCGCGCAAGATGG TTCAATGACATGATCAATGTTCCGTTTGCGTCTGAACCATTCGTTGCTAGTTTCTTGGCGTTGTTCTTAGACGTAACGTTGCATAAGAAAGATAACCAAACGCGAAAAGATAGAGGAATGCATTGGTGGGATAAGTTTCGATCATTCAAGACAGATACAAGGAGTGAAGAATTTTATTCACTTCCTTTCAATCTAAACAAGTTTTTTCCTTCTGTGTAA